The Pirellulales bacterium genome has a segment encoding these proteins:
- a CDS encoding mechanosensitive ion channel domain-containing protein, with translation MPLTFNEQVWRTVTAQALLYVPKILAAAGLLLAFWLIAAGLDRLVRRFGSTRLIESDALGIVTRGIKVSLLLVGVVTALGTLGVNVAAMVTGLGLTGFAVGFALKDIISNALAGVLILMYQPFRRSDRISVFSNIALEGEVIHIDLRYTTLEVADRRILVPNSYLFTNCITIFRAAAPAEKPPSNANLPKT, from the coding sequence ATGCCTCTCACCTTCAACGAACAAGTCTGGCGGACCGTCACAGCGCAAGCCCTGCTGTATGTGCCGAAAATCTTGGCAGCCGCGGGTCTATTGTTGGCATTTTGGCTGATCGCGGCGGGGCTCGATCGATTGGTGCGCCGCTTCGGATCGACGCGCTTGATCGAGAGCGACGCGCTGGGGATCGTTACGCGGGGGATCAAAGTTTCGCTGCTGTTGGTCGGCGTCGTCACGGCGCTTGGCACGCTGGGCGTGAATGTCGCAGCCATGGTGACCGGTCTGGGGCTGACCGGTTTCGCGGTCGGCTTCGCATTGAAAGACATCATCTCCAATGCGTTGGCGGGCGTGCTGATTTTGATGTACCAACCATTTCGCCGCAGCGATCGAATCTCGGTGTTTTCGAATATCGCGTTGGAAGGGGAAGTGATTCATATCGACTTGCGTTATACGACCTTGGAAGTTGCCGACCGCCGAATCCTGGTTCCGAATTCCTATCTATTCACGAACTGCATCACCATTTTCCGCGCCGCCGCGCCGGCCGAAAAACCACCCAGCAACGCGAACTTGCCAAAGACGTG